A stretch of the Duncaniella dubosii genome encodes the following:
- the rpsS gene encoding 30S ribosomal protein S19 encodes MSRSLKKGPFISVKLEKKVAAMEESGKKSVIKTWSRASMIAPEFVGHTFAVHNGNKFIPVYVTENMVGHKLGEFAPTRTFRGHSGNRKK; translated from the coding sequence ATGAGTCGTTCATTAAAAAAAGGCCCGTTTATCAGCGTGAAGCTCGAAAAGAAGGTCGCTGCAATGGAAGAGAGCGGTAAGAAGTCGGTTATCAAAACATGGAGCCGTGCATCAATGATCGCCCCCGAATTTGTAGGTCATACTTTCGCAGTTCACAACGGTAACAAATTTATCCCTGTCTACGTTACTGAAAACATGGTCGGCCACAAGCTCGGTGAGTTCGCTCCCACACGTACCTTCCGTGGTCACTCCGGTAACCGCAAGAAATAA
- the rplB gene encoding 50S ribosomal protein L2: MAVRKFKPTTPGQRHKVIGVFKGTITATTPEKSLTVGKKASGGRNSEGHLTTRYLGGGHKRKYRIIDFKRTKDGVPAVVKSIEYDPNRSARIALLYYKDGAKAYIIAPNGLKVGDELLSGPEAQPEVGNCLPLANIPVGTLIHNIELRPGQGAFMARSAGTFAQLVSREGTYAIVKLPSGETRKILAACRATIGVVGNSEHSLERSGKAGRSRWLGRRPRNRGVVMNPVDHPMGGGEGRASGGHPRSRKGLYAKGLKTRAPKKHSSKYIIERRKK, from the coding sequence ATGGCAGTAAGAAAATTCAAGCCCACAACACCTGGGCAGAGACACAAAGTTATCGGTGTATTTAAAGGTACCATCACTGCTACTACACCGGAAAAATCTCTTACAGTCGGCAAAAAGGCCTCCGGAGGACGTAACTCCGAAGGCCATCTCACCACCCGCTACCTTGGTGGTGGCCACAAGCGCAAATACCGCATCATTGACTTTAAGAGAACAAAAGACGGTGTTCCCGCAGTAGTGAAGAGCATCGAGTACGATCCTAACCGTTCGGCCCGTATCGCCCTCCTTTACTACAAAGACGGTGCTAAAGCTTACATCATTGCACCCAACGGCTTAAAGGTTGGTGATGAACTCCTTTCAGGACCCGAGGCTCAGCCGGAAGTAGGAAACTGCCTCCCGCTGGCAAACATTCCTGTAGGTACGCTCATCCACAACATTGAGTTGCGTCCCGGCCAAGGCGCTTTCATGGCTCGTTCGGCAGGCACTTTCGCCCAGCTCGTATCTCGTGAAGGCACCTACGCCATCGTCAAATTACCTTCGGGTGAAACCCGCAAGATCCTCGCCGCATGTCGCGCCACTATCGGTGTTGTCGGCAATTCAGAGCACTCGCTCGAACGCTCCGGTAAAGCCGGCCGTTCACGCTGGCTCGGCCGTCGTCCCCGCAACCGTGGCGTTGTTATGAACCCTGTCGATCACCCGATGGGTGGTGGTGAAGGCCGCGCTTCAGGTGGTCATCCCCGCTCTCGCAAGGGTCTTTACGCTAAGGGTCTTAAGACTCGTGCCCCGAAGAAACATTCTTCGAAGTACATCATTGAAAGAAGAAAAAAGTAA
- the rplW gene encoding 50S ribosomal protein L23 codes for MEISIKPIVTEKASNLIEKLNRYTFAVSPEANKYQIKALVEKLYGVNVVRVNTINVRSKNKSRWTKSGLLRGKTAAWKKALVTVAEGQNIDFYSNI; via the coding sequence ATGGAAATCTCAATCAAACCCATCGTAACAGAGAAGGCAAGCAATCTCATCGAGAAGCTTAACCGCTACACCTTCGCCGTTTCTCCTGAGGCTAACAAATATCAGATCAAGGCCCTCGTCGAGAAGCTCTACGGCGTTAATGTGGTTCGCGTAAACACCATCAATGTCCGCAGCAAGAACAAGTCTCGCTGGACCAAGAGCGGTCTGCTCCGTGGCAAGACTGCCGCTTGGAAGAAAGCGCTTGTTACTGTTGCAGAAGGACAGAATATTGACTTCTATAGCAATATCTAA
- the rplD gene encoding 50S ribosomal protein L4, producing the protein MEVAIYNIKGEDTGRKAQLSDEVFAVDANEHAVYLDVKQYLANKRQGTHKSKERSEVSGSTRKLHKQKGGGGSRIGDINSPVLVGGGRVFGPRPRDYRFKLNKKVKQLARKSALTYKVQDSQLIVVEDFNFEAPKTKDFVNFAKNLKVDGKKILLVLPGQNKNVTLSARNIPYAQTMVVSDINTYALMNSNAVIVTESSLDFINKI; encoded by the coding sequence ATGGAAGTCGCAATTTACAATATCAAAGGTGAAGACACCGGTCGCAAAGCTCAGCTCAGCGACGAAGTTTTTGCAGTAGATGCAAACGAGCACGCCGTTTATCTCGATGTGAAGCAGTATCTCGCCAACAAGCGTCAGGGTACTCACAAATCCAAGGAACGCAGCGAAGTTTCGGGATCTACCCGCAAGCTCCACAAGCAGAAGGGCGGCGGCGGCAGCCGTATCGGTGACATCAACTCGCCCGTCCTCGTTGGTGGTGGCCGCGTGTTCGGTCCCCGTCCCCGTGACTATCGCTTCAAGTTGAATAAGAAAGTGAAACAGCTCGCTCGCAAAAGTGCGTTGACCTACAAGGTGCAGGATTCACAGCTCATCGTGGTTGAAGACTTCAACTTCGAGGCACCGAAGACTAAAGATTTCGTAAATTTTGCTAAAAATCTTAAAGTTGACGGCAAAAAAATCCTTCTCGTTTTACCGGGTCAAAATAAAAACGTAACTTTGTCAGCACGTAATATCCCCTATGCCCAGACTATGGTCGTATCGGATATCAATACTTACGCGCTCATGAATTCCAACGCTGTTATCGTAACCGAGAGCAGCCTTGATTTCATTAATAAAATCTAA
- the rplC gene encoding 50S ribosomal protein L3, with the protein MPGLLGKKIGMTSVFSADGKNVPCTVIEVGPCVVTQIKTADKDGYEAVQLGFVEKKDKHTTAPMAGHFKKAGVAPQRHLAEFKGFDGEYNLGDTITVDLFNENDFVDIQGTSKGKGFQGVVKRHGFGGVGQSTHGQHNRLRAPGSVGACSYPAKVFKGMRMAGQMGNEKVTIQNLQVLKVIAEHNLLLIKGSIPGSKGSIVLIEK; encoded by the coding sequence ATGCCAGGATTATTAGGAAAGAAAATCGGAATGACATCCGTTTTCAGTGCCGACGGCAAGAATGTGCCGTGCACTGTTATCGAAGTAGGCCCCTGCGTAGTTACTCAGATTAAGACGGCTGACAAAGACGGTTATGAGGCCGTGCAGCTTGGCTTTGTAGAGAAAAAAGACAAGCACACCACCGCCCCTATGGCCGGTCACTTCAAGAAAGCCGGAGTAGCTCCCCAGCGCCACTTGGCCGAGTTCAAAGGATTTGACGGCGAGTACAATCTCGGTGACACCATCACCGTTGACCTCTTCAACGAGAATGACTTCGTCGATATCCAGGGAACATCGAAGGGTAAAGGTTTCCAGGGTGTGGTTAAGCGTCACGGTTTCGGTGGCGTAGGCCAGAGCACTCACGGTCAGCACAACCGCCTTCGCGCTCCCGGTTCGGTCGGCGCCTGCTCATATCCCGCAAAGGTGTTCAAAGGCATGCGTATGGCAGGCCAGATGGGCAACGAGAAAGTGACAATTCAAAACCTCCAGGTGCTCAAAGTGATCGCAGAACACAATCTGCTCCTCATCAAGGGCTCAATCCCCGGAAGTAAAGGTTCAATCGTTTTAATTGAGAAATAA
- the rpsJ gene encoding 30S ribosomal protein S10, with the protein MDQTIRIKLKSYDYNLVDKSAEKIVKTVKATGAVISGPIPLPTHRRVFTVNRSTFVNKKSREQFQLSSYKRLIDIHNSTGKTVDALMKLELPSGVEVEIKV; encoded by the coding sequence ATGGACCAAACAATCAGAATCAAACTTAAATCTTATGATTACAACTTGGTTGACAAGTCGGCCGAGAAGATTGTGAAGACCGTAAAAGCAACCGGCGCTGTGATCAGCGGGCCTATACCCCTGCCCACACACCGCCGTGTCTTCACCGTCAACCGCTCGACTTTTGTCAACAAGAAGTCACGTGAGCAGTTCCAGCTTTCGTCTTACAAGCGTCTCATCGATATCCACAATTCAACCGGCAAGACCGTCGACGCTCTCATGAAGCTCGAACTTCCCTCAGGTGTCGAAGTGGAAATCAAGGTGTAA
- the fusA gene encoding elongation factor G, which produces MAKSDAHLKYTRNIGIMAHIDAGKTTTSERILFYTGLTHKIGEVHDGAATMDWMEQEQERGITITSAATTTFWKYAGEQFKINLIDTPGHVDFTVEVERSLRVLDGAVATFCAVGGVEPQSETVWRQADKYNVPRIGYVNKMDRSGANFFEVVRQLKDVLGANPCPIQIPIGAEETFKGVVDLIQMKAIFWHDESMGADYSVEEIPAGLVAEAEEWRDKMLEKIAEFDDALMEKYFDDPSTITEDEIRRALRNATLKMEVVPMICGSSFKNKGVQCLLDSVCAYLPSPVDSGAVEGTNPEDPDQVETREPSSDAPMCALAFKIATDPYVGRLTFFRVYSGDVVAGSYVLNSRSGKKERVSRLFQMHSNKQNAKDSIDCGDIGAGVGFKDIRTGDTLCDENHPIVLEAMEFPDPVIGIAVEPKTQKDLDKLGVGLQKLAEEDPTFRVETNEETGQTVISGMGELHLDIIIDRLRREFKVECNQGRPQVTYKEAITKPVELREVFKKQTGGRGKFADIIVRVEPVDEGFEGSLQFVDEVKGGNIPKEFIPSIQKGFTAAMKNGVLAGFPVDQLKVTVIDGSFHPVDSDQLSFELCAIQAFKKASEKAGPVLLEPIFKVEVVTPEESMGDVIGDLNKRRGQVEGMETSRSGARIVKAKAPLAEMFGYVTALRTITSGRATSTMTFSHYAEVSSSIAKNVLTECQGRVDLIK; this is translated from the coding sequence ATGGCTAAATCAGACGCACATTTAAAATATACCCGTAATATCGGTATCATGGCTCACATCGATGCCGGTAAGACAACCACTTCAGAACGTATCCTCTTCTATACCGGTCTTACCCACAAGATCGGTGAGGTGCATGATGGCGCTGCCACCATGGACTGGATGGAGCAGGAACAGGAACGTGGTATCACAATCACTTCTGCCGCTACCACTACTTTCTGGAAGTATGCAGGAGAACAGTTCAAGATCAACCTTATTGACACTCCGGGACACGTTGACTTCACTGTCGAAGTTGAACGTTCGCTCCGTGTGCTTGACGGCGCTGTCGCTACATTCTGTGCTGTAGGTGGTGTTGAGCCTCAGTCTGAGACCGTATGGCGTCAGGCTGACAAATATAATGTACCCCGTATCGGTTATGTCAACAAGATGGACCGTTCGGGTGCGAACTTCTTTGAGGTGGTACGCCAGCTCAAGGATGTCCTTGGCGCAAATCCCTGTCCTATCCAGATTCCTATCGGAGCTGAGGAGACATTCAAGGGTGTTGTCGACCTTATCCAGATGAAGGCCATTTTCTGGCACGATGAATCAATGGGTGCCGACTACTCTGTCGAAGAGATCCCCGCAGGGCTTGTTGCAGAAGCTGAAGAATGGCGCGACAAGATGCTTGAGAAGATTGCCGAGTTCGACGATGCTCTCATGGAGAAGTATTTCGATGATCCCTCTACCATCACTGAGGATGAAATCCGTCGTGCACTCCGCAACGCTACCCTCAAGATGGAGGTTGTCCCCATGATTTGCGGTTCTTCGTTCAAGAACAAGGGTGTTCAGTGTCTCCTTGACTCTGTATGTGCTTATCTTCCCAGTCCGGTTGACTCAGGCGCTGTAGAAGGAACAAATCCCGAAGATCCCGATCAGGTTGAGACCCGTGAGCCTTCTTCTGACGCACCGATGTGTGCCCTCGCATTCAAGATTGCTACTGACCCCTATGTAGGCCGTCTTACATTCTTCCGTGTCTACTCAGGCGATGTTGTGGCCGGCAGCTACGTGCTCAACAGCCGTTCAGGCAAGAAAGAGCGTGTCAGCCGTCTGTTTCAGATGCACTCGAACAAGCAGAATGCCAAGGATTCAATCGACTGTGGCGATATAGGCGCAGGCGTAGGTTTCAAGGATATCCGCACCGGTGACACTCTCTGCGACGAAAACCATCCTATCGTTCTCGAAGCAATGGAATTCCCCGATCCCGTTATCGGTATCGCAGTAGAGCCTAAGACACAGAAGGACCTCGACAAGCTCGGTGTCGGTCTGCAGAAGCTCGCTGAGGAAGATCCCACATTCCGTGTCGAGACTAACGAAGAGACCGGTCAGACAGTCATCTCTGGTATGGGTGAGCTTCACCTCGATATCATCATCGACCGTCTCCGTCGTGAATTCAAGGTCGAATGTAACCAAGGCCGTCCTCAGGTAACATATAAGGAAGCAATCACCAAGCCCGTTGAACTTCGCGAAGTATTCAAGAAGCAGACCGGTGGTCGTGGTAAGTTCGCCGACATCATCGTTCGCGTTGAGCCGGTTGACGAAGGCTTCGAAGGCAGTCTCCAGTTCGTTGATGAAGTCAAGGGCGGTAACATTCCCAAGGAATTCATTCCCTCTATCCAGAAGGGCTTCACAGCAGCGATGAAGAACGGTGTGCTCGCAGGCTTCCCCGTAGATCAGCTCAAGGTGACCGTAATCGACGGTTCATTCCACCCGGTTGACTCGGATCAGCTTTCATTTGAGCTTTGTGCTATCCAGGCTTTCAAGAAGGCTTCTGAAAAGGCAGGCCCTGTGCTTCTCGAACCTATCTTCAAGGTAGAAGTCGTTACTCCCGAAGAGAGCATGGGTGACGTTATTGGTGACCTCAACAAGCGTCGTGGTCAGGTGGAAGGCATGGAAACCAGCCGTTCTGGCGCACGTATCGTGAAAGCTAAGGCTCCTCTCGCCGAAATGTTCGGCTATGTGACTGCACTCCGTACAATCACATCAGGCCGTGCGACATCAACCATGACATTCAGCCACTATGCAGAGGTAAGCAGCTCGATTGCAAAGAACGTGCTCACCGAATGTCAGGGCCGTGTTGACCTCATCAAGTAA
- the rpsG gene encoding 30S ribosomal protein S7: MRKAKPKKRVILPDPVFNDVRVSKFVNHLMYDGKKNTSYTIFYSALELVKAKLPNEEKTALEIWKKALENVTPQVEVKSRRVGGATFQVPTEIRPDRKESISMKNLILYARKRGGKTMADKLAAEIVDAFNDQGGAYKRKEDMHKMAEANRAFAHFRF, from the coding sequence ATGAGAAAAGCAAAACCAAAGAAACGGGTGATTCTCCCCGATCCCGTGTTTAATGACGTGAGAGTATCGAAGTTCGTTAACCACCTCATGTATGACGGCAAGAAGAACACTTCATACACCATCTTCTATTCTGCTCTCGAACTCGTGAAGGCAAAACTTCCCAACGAAGAGAAGACCGCGCTTGAGATCTGGAAAAAAGCTCTCGAAAATGTCACTCCCCAAGTGGAGGTGAAATCACGTCGCGTGGGCGGTGCAACTTTCCAGGTGCCTACCGAAATCCGTCCCGACCGTAAGGAGTCTATCTCGATGAAAAACCTTATCCTCTACGCACGCAAACGTGGCGGCAAGACTATGGCTGACAAGCTGGCTGCCGAAATCGTAGACGCATTCAATGATCAGGGCGGTGCTTACAAGCGTAAGGAAGATATGCACAAGATGGCCGAGGCTAACCGCGCCTTCGCACACTTCCGTTTCTAA
- the rpsL gene encoding 30S ribosomal protein S12, with product MPTIQQLVRKGRVALEDKSKSPALDSCPQRRGVCVRVYTTTPKKPNSAMRKVARVRLTNGKEVNSYIPGEGHNLQEHSIVLVRGGRVKDLPGVRYHIVRGTLDTSGVKDRTQRRSKYGAKRPKAAKK from the coding sequence ATGCCTACTATTCAGCAATTAGTAAGAAAAGGACGCGTGGCTCTTGAAGATAAGAGCAAATCACCCGCACTTGACTCTTGCCCGCAGCGTCGTGGCGTTTGTGTGCGTGTGTACACCACCACCCCCAAAAAGCCTAACTCGGCTATGCGTAAGGTGGCTCGTGTGCGCCTCACCAACGGCAAGGAAGTCAATAGCTATATCCCCGGTGAAGGCCACAATCTTCAGGAACACTCAATCGTACTCGTTCGCGGTGGTCGTGTGAAGGACCTCCCCGGTGTGCGCTACCACATTGTCCGCGGTACGCTCGATACAAGTGGCGTTAAGGACCGCACCCAGCGTCGCAGCAAGTACGGAGCAAAGCGCCCCAAGGCTGCTAAGAAATAA